One Kineococcus aurantiacus genomic window carries:
- a CDS encoding ATP-dependent DNA ligase, whose translation MDLPVNPPVVPMLARAAGGVPPQPDGDPAWLYEPKWDGFRCLVFRDGDEVELGSRNNRPLTRYFPEVVAAVRAELPARCVVDGELFVPRPGGGRLAWELLSQRIHPAASRVEKLSVETPAQFVAFDLLALGDEDLTGRTTAERRDRLVAALAGCGPVTHVTTATTDAAVAGDWFTRFEGAGLDGVVAKPLDAPYRPGERVMTKVKHHRTAECFVVGYRLHKSLPGIGSMLLGLRTGDGVVQVGGAAAFTAARRVELLELLQGLRTGEEPEQGEKNRWNARADDSWVPVRHELVCEVEYDQLEGQRFRHNPRFLRWRPDRDPAECRLDQLDAPADLDLAEVLSGAAR comes from the coding sequence ATGGACCTGCCGGTGAACCCGCCCGTGGTGCCGATGCTGGCCCGGGCGGCCGGGGGCGTCCCGCCGCAACCCGACGGCGACCCGGCGTGGCTGTACGAACCGAAGTGGGACGGTTTCCGCTGCCTGGTGTTCCGCGACGGCGACGAGGTCGAGCTGGGCTCGCGCAACAACCGGCCGCTCACCCGGTACTTCCCCGAGGTCGTCGCGGCCGTGCGCGCCGAACTGCCCGCGCGCTGCGTCGTGGACGGGGAGCTGTTCGTCCCGCGCCCCGGCGGCGGCCGGCTGGCGTGGGAACTGCTGTCCCAGCGCATCCACCCGGCCGCCAGCCGCGTGGAGAAGCTGTCCGTCGAGACGCCCGCGCAGTTCGTCGCGTTCGACCTGCTCGCCCTGGGCGACGAGGACCTCACCGGCCGCACCACCGCCGAGCGCCGCGACCGGCTCGTCGCGGCCCTCGCCGGCTGCGGCCCGGTCACCCACGTCACCACGGCGACGACCGACGCCGCCGTCGCCGGGGACTGGTTCACCCGCTTCGAGGGCGCCGGCCTGGACGGCGTCGTGGCCAAACCCCTCGACGCGCCGTACCGGCCCGGCGAGCGCGTCATGACGAAGGTCAAGCACCACCGCACCGCCGAGTGCTTCGTCGTGGGGTACCGGCTGCACAAGAGCCTGCCGGGGATCGGGTCGATGCTGCTGGGCCTGCGCACCGGCGACGGCGTCGTCCAGGTCGGCGGGGCGGCGGCGTTCACCGCGGCCCGGCGCGTGGAGCTGCTGGAGCTGCTGCAGGGGCTGCGGACCGGTGAGGAGCCCGAGCAGGGCGAGAAGAACCGGTGGAACGCGCGCGCGGACGACTCCTGGGTGCCCGTGCGGCACGAGCTGGTCTGCGAGGTCGAGTACGACCAGCTGGAGGGGCAGCGGTTCCGGCACAACCCGCGGTTCCTGCGCTGGCGCCCGGACCGCGACCCGGCCGAGTGCCGCCTGGACCAGCTGGACGCCCCCGCCGACCTCGACCTGGCCGAGGTCCTGTCGGGGGCGGCCCGGTGA